In Kutzneria kofuensis, the DNA window GCAGCGGCCGGGCGCCCAGCACCGGGTCGAAGCCCCGCTTGGCCAGCAGCTGCTTGGCCAGCGGCGTGAGCTCGAGCGACATGTCCTTGTTCTTCAGCTGGGCCTCGACCCGGGTGACCATCAGGTCGACCATCTTGATGATCTCGTCCTGGGTCAGCTGGTGGAACACGATGATGTCGTCGATGCGGTTGAGGAACTCCGGGCGGAAATGCTTCTTCAGCTCGTCGTTGACCTTGATCTTCATCCGCTCGTAGTTCGAGCCCTGCTCGCCACCACCGGAGAAGCCCAGGCCGACGGCCTTGGAGATGTCCTGCGTGCCCAGGTTGGAGGTGAAGATGATCACGGTGTTCTTGAAGTCCACCGTGCGACCCTGACCGTCGGTCAGGCGGCCGTCCTCCAGCACCTGCAGCAGCGTGTTGTACACCTCCTGGTGCGCCTTCTCGATCTCGTCGAACAGCACCACCGAGAACGGCTTGCGGCGCACCTTCTCGGTGAGCTGGCCGCCCTCCTCGTAGCCCACGTAGCCGGGAGGCGCACCGAAGAGACGGGACGCCGTGTACCGGTCGTGGAACTCGCCCATGTCGATCTGGATGAGCGCGTCGTCGTCGCCGAACAGGAAGTTGGCCAGCGCCTTGGACAGCTCGGTCTTACCGACACCGGACGGGCCGGCGAAGATGAACGAGCCGGACGGGCGCTTGGGGTCCTTCAGACCGGCCCTGGTGCGGCGGATCGCCTTGGAGACGGCCTTGACGGCCTCCTCCTGACCGATGATCCGCTTGTGCACCTCCTCCTCCATGCGGAGCAGGCGGGTGGTCTCCTCCTCGGTGAGCTTGAAGACGGGGATGCCGGTCCAGTTGGCCAGCACCTCGGCGATCTGCTCGTCGTCGACCTCGGCGACGACGTCGAGGTCGCCGTCCTTCCACTGCTTCTCACGCTCGGCCTTCTGCGCGAGCAGCTGCTTCTCCTGGTCCCGGAGCTTGGCCGCGCGCTCGAAGTCCTGCGCGTCGATCGCGGACTCCTTGTCCCGGCGCACGTCGGCGATCTTCTCGTCGAACTCGCGCAGGTCCGGCGGCGCGGTCATCCGGCGGATGCGCATCCGGGCGCCGGCCTCGTCGATCAGGTCGATCGCCTTGTCCGGCAGGAACCGGTCGTTGATGTACCGGTCGGCCAGCGTCGCGGCGGCGACCAGCGCCGAGTCGGTGATGGAGACGCGGTGGTGCGCCTCGTACCGGTCGCGCAGACCCTTGAGAATCTCGATGGTCTGCTCCAGCGTCGGCTCGCCGACCTGGATCGGCTGGAACCGGCGCTCCAGGGCGGGGTCCTTCTCGACGTACTTGCGGTACTCGTCGAGCGTGGTCGCACCGATGGTCTGGAGCTCGCCGCGGGCCAGCATCGGCTTGAGGATGCTGGCGGCGTCGATCGCACCCTCGGCGGCGCCCGCGCCGACCAGGGTGTGGATCTCGTCGATGAACAGGATGATGTCGCCGCGGGTGCGGATCTCCTTGAGCACCTTCTTCAGGCGCTCCTCGAAGTCACCGCGGTAGCGGGAACCGGCGACCAGCGAGCCCAGGTCGAGCGTGTAGAGCTGCTTGTCCTTGAGCGTCTCGGGCACCTCGCCCTTGACGATCATCTGGGCAAGGCCCTCGACGACGGCGGTCTTGCCGACGCCCGGCTCGCCGATGAGCACCGGGTTGTTCTTGGTCCGGCGCGAGAGCACCTGCATGACCCGCTCGATCTCCTTGGCCCGGCCGATGACCGGGTCCACCTTGCCCTCGCGGGCAAGCGCGGTGAGATTGCGGCCGAACTGGTCCAGCACGAGCGAGGAGGACGGAGTGCCCTCGCCGCGGCCGCCGGCCTCGGCCGGCTCCTTGCCCTGGTAGCCGGACAGCAGCTGGAGCACCTGCTGGCGGACACGGTTGAGGTCCGCGCCCAGCTTGACCAGGACCTGGGCGGCCACGCCCTCGCCCTCGCGGATCAGCCCGAGCAGGATGTGCTCGGTGCCGATGTAGTTGTGGCCGAGCTGCAGCGCCTCGCGCAGCGACAGCTCCAGCACCTTCTTGGCCCGGGGCGTGAACGGGATGTGCCCGCTCGGCGCCTGCTGACCCTGACCGATGATCTCTTCCACCTGCTGGCGCACGCCCTCGAGGGCAATGCCCAGCGACTCCAGCGCCTTGGCGGCGACACCCTCACCCTCGTGGATCAGACCCAGGAGGATGTGCTCGGTGCCGATGTAGTTGTGGTTGAGCATCCTGGCCTCTTCCTGAGCCAGGACGACCACCCGCCTCGCGCGGTCGGTGAACCTCTCGAACATATGCACTCCCTGACAGCTGCGTCGGCGGTCCTCCACCCACCCATGACCTCGCCGGTGGGGTCAGCACCTGGGGTCCACTGTAGTAGGCGGACCCGTCGCTCTCAGTGCCGCTCGCAGCCGCAGACCCCGCGAGCGCCCTGACGCTTGGCACAACGTGGGTTCTGACAGGGAGATTCCCACTGTCCGCTGAGCGCGAACAAGCCACCATCAGCTGACATTCACTGTGAGCGGGGTCACCAAAAGGGTGAAATCTCCCCGCTACGCCAGATTGGCGGCGAGCACCGAGCGGTGCGTCGGGGCCGCGGCGGCGTGCCGGGCCCGACCCTCCTCCGTCAACTCGACGTAGATGCCGCGACGGTCGTCGGCGCACAGCGCGCGAGTGACGAGGCCGTCGGCCTCCAGCCGGGCGACGACCCGGGACAGCGCGCTCTGGCTGAGCTGGACGCTCTTGCCGAGCTCCTGCATCCGCAGCGCCGGCTTGTCGCAGCAGCTCTCCGTGAGCTGGTCGAGCACCTCGAACTCGCTGGCCCCGAGGCCGTGACCCTCGCGCAGCTCACGGTCCAGCGCACACCACGTCGCGTGGTAGCGCCCCAGCAACCCGCGCCAGGCGTCGACGAGCTCGTTCTCGGTCACGCCCCGCATCATAGTCCCCACCGTCATAAAATTCCAACGCATTAAATCCGCTTGCATTAGATGCAGCTGCATGTAGTCTTGGCCCTCGTGACCACAACGGCAACACCCGTCCTGTCCGCCCAGCCCGGCACGCGCTGGCCCGCGAGCCTGTGGGCGGCGTTGATGCTGCTGTGCGGCGTGCTGTTCCTGGACGGCCTCGACGTCTCCATGGTCGGCGTCGCGCTGCCCTCGATCGGTTCCGAGCTGCACATGTCCACCTCGTCGCTGCAGTGGGTGATCAGCGGCTACGTGCTCGGCTACGGCGGCTTCCTGCTGCTCGGCGGCCGCACCGCCGACCTGCTCGGCCGCCGCCGCGTGCTGCTGGTCGCGCTGGGCGTGTTTGCGGCCGCCTCGCTGCTCGGCGGCCTGGTGGACGACCCGACCCTGCTGATCGCCGCCCGCTTCGTGAAGGGCGCCGCCGCCGCGTTCACCGCGCCGGCCGGCCTGTCGATCATCACCACCACGTTCCCCGAGGGCCCGTCCCGCAACCGGGCCCTGTCCATCTACACGGCGTTCGGCGCCAGCGGCTTCTCCTCCGGCCTGATCCTCGGCGGCCTGATGACCGAGGTCGGCTGGCGTTGGACCTTCCTGATGCCGGCCCCGATCGCCGTCCTGGTGCTGCTCCTGGGCATCAAGCTCATCCCCGACCACGGCCGCCCCGACGGCCCGCGCCAGGGCTACGACGTGCTGGGCGCCGCCACCAGCACGCTCGCGCTGCTGCTGCTCGTCTACACGGTCGTCTCCGCGTCCTCGGTGGGCTGGGCCTCGCCGATCACGCTCGGCTCCTTCGCGGTGGTGCTCGCCCTGGCGGTCGCCTTCGTGATGATCGAGCGCCGGGTCGCGCACCCGCTGCTGCGGCTGGGCATCCTGCGCAACAAGAACGTGCTCGCCGCCGACCTGACCGCGATGGCCGTCTTCGGCTCGTACGCCGGCTTCCAGTTCATCGGCACCATCTACATGCAGTCGCTGCTGCACTGGTCGCCGCTGAGCATGGCGCTGGCCTTCCTGCCGGCCGGTCTGATCGTCGCCTTCGGCGGGCCGCGCACCGGGGCCCTGGTCAACCGCTTCGGCGCCGGCCGGGTGATCGCCCTCGGCCTGGCGGCGTTCGTCGTGGCGTACGGGCTGTTCCTGCAGATCGACGCCAACCCGAACTACGCGCTGGCCATCCTGCCCAGCATGGTGCTGCTCGGACTGGGCTTCGCACTGTCGTTCCCGGCGCTGAACATCCAGGCCACCACTGGCGTCTCCGACGACGAGCAGGGCCTGGCCTCCGGCCTGGTGCAGACGTCCTTCCAGGTCGGCGGGGCCATCGCGCTGGCCGTGGTGACGGCGGTGCTCAACGCCGCGACGCCGCGGACCACCGCTGAGGTGATCGCCAGCTACCACCCGGCACTGGCGGTGGTGACCGGCGTCGCGCTGCTCGGCCTCATCGCCACCGTGACGATCAGCGGACTGCGCAAGCCCAAGGAGGACACGGCGGTCGAGCCGGCCCCCGAGCCGGAGCTCGCCCAGGTCTGATCACCCGGCTCGTCGGTTGGTCGAGGGGAGTCGACGAGCCAGCGGCCCACGTCCCGTCCGGGGCGTGGGCCGTTCCCTATTTCCGGTGCCTCGTGCCGACCGGGACGACCAGCGGCGTGCCGGCCACGGGGTCGTCGATGACCTTGGCCTCCAGCTCGAAGACCTCGCGCAGCAGCTCCTCGGTCAGCACCTCGTGCGGCCGGCCCTGGGCGACGACCTTGCCGGCGCGCAGCGCGACCAGCCGGTCGGCGTAACGGGCGGCGAGGTTGAGGTCGTGCAGAACCATCACCACGGTCCGGCCGAGCTCACTGTGCAGGCGCTGCACCAGGTCCAGGACGTCGACCTGGTGGGCCAGGTCGAGGTACGTCGTCGGCTCGTCGAGCAACAGCAGCTCGGTGCCCTGGGCCAGCGCCATCGAGATCCACGCCCGCTGCCGCTGGCCGCCGGAGAGCTGGTCGAGGGTCCGGTCGGCGAGGTCGGTCATGCCGGTCATGGCCAACGCCTCGTCGATGGCGGCGTGGTCGTCGGACGACCACTGCCGGTACCAGGCCTGGTGCGGATGCCGGCCACGCGCGACGAGGTCGGCGACGGTCAGGCCCTCGGGGGCCTGCGGCGACTGCGGGAGCACGCCGAGCAGCTTCGCGACCTCCTTGGTCGGCATCTTGTCGATCCGCTTGCCGTCCAGCAGCACCTGCCCACCACGCGGCGCGAGCAGCCGGCCCATCGCGCGCAGCAGGGTGGACTTGCCGCAGCCGTTGGGGCCGATCACGGCGGTCACGGTGCCGCCGACGACGTCCAGGTCGAGGCCGTCGACGACAAGCGAGTCGCCGTAGCCCAGCCGAAGCGACTCGGCCCGCAGTCGCGGCGTCACGCCCGCACCTCCCGGCGCTTCCGAATGATCAGGAACATCAGGTAGGGCGCGCCGAGCACGGCCGTGACGACGCCGACCGGCAGCTCGATGCCGAAGGCGGTCCGCGCGATCAGGTCGGAGACGCTGACGAGCAGCGCGCCCAGAACCGCCGACGCCACCAGCGGCGGCCGGGCCGTGCCGGCGAGCCGCTGGGCGATCTGCGGCGTGGCCAGCGCGACGAAGAACACCGGGCCCGCCGCGGCGGTCGCGACGGCGGCCAGGACGACCGCGATCAGGATCAACACGAACCGGCTCAGCTCCACGCGGGTGCCGAGGTTGCGAACGGTGTCGTCGTCGAACTGGAGTGCCCCGAGCACGTGCGCGCCGACCAGCGACAGCGGCAGGAACACGGCCAGCGCGATGGCCACCGGCACCAGGTCGGCCCAGCTGCGGCCGTTCAGGCTGCCGGTGATCCACACCAGCGCCTGGCCGGCCTGGGTCACGTCCCCGATGGTGAGCAGCCAGTACGTGAGGTTGAGCATGAACGCCTGCACGCCGATGCCGACCAGGACCAGTCGGTAGCCGTCCACGCCGCGCCGCCACGCCAGCACGTACACCAGCGCGGCCGACAGCAGGCCGCCGATCAGCGCCGCCACCGGCAGGCCGATCCCGGCGATGACGCCGGCCACGCTGCCGTAACTGCTGGCCAGCACGATCACGCCGACCGCGCCGGCGGAGGCCCCCGGCGTGACGCCGAGGACGTCCGGGCTGGCCAGCGGATTGCGGGAGATCGCCTGTGTGATCGCGCCGGACACGCCGAACGCGGCGCCGATCAGCAGGCCGGTCAGCGTCCGCAGCAGCCGCAGGTCGAAGACGATGTACTGCTCGGCCGCGTCACCGCCGCCGACCAGCACGCGCAGCACGTCGCCGACGGACATCGGGAAGTCGCCGATCCGGATGTTCAGCGCCACCACCAGCACCGTCAGCGCCAAGGCGGCCAGCGGCACCACCAGCGGCCGCAGCCGGAACCGCAGCCCGACCGGACCGATCCGCAGGCCCTGCAGTGCCGTCACAGCCGCACCAGCCGCTTGCGCCGGACGATGCCGACGAACACCGGTGCCCCGATCAACGCCAGCACGATGCCCACCTGGAGTTCGCTCGGCCAGGCGATCACCCGGCCGATGATGTCGGCGACCAGCAGCAGCACCGCGCCGATCAGCCCGGAGTAGGGCAGCAGCCAGCGGTGGTCGGGGCCGGTGACGAACCGGGCGACGTGCGGCACCACCAGGCCGACGAAGCCGATCGGCCCGCACGCCGCGACCGCGCCGCCGGTGAGCAACGTGATCGCGACCAGGCCGAGCAGCCGGGTCCGCAGCACGTGCTGGCCGATGGAGCGGGCCACGTCCTCGCCGAGCGACAGCGCGTTCAGGCCGGGCGCGTTGGCCAGCGCCAGCACCAGGCCCGCGGCCAGGAACGGCAGCACCTGCCCGATGACCACGGGGTCGCGGCCGGCCACCGCGCCGACCCGCCAGAACCGGAACGCCTCCAGGCTCTGCTGGTCGATCACGGCCATTGCCGAGATCAGGCCGACCATCAGCGCGCTGACCGCGGCCCCTGCCAGCGCCAGGGTCAGCGGCGTCGGCCCGCCCCGGCCGGCACTTCCGAGCAGGAACACCAGTCCGGTGGTCGCGATCGCACCGATGAACGCCAGCCAGACGTAGCTGTACAGGCTGGTCATGCCGAACGCGAAGATGCCGACCACGACGGCGAACGCGGCGCCGCTGGTGACGCCGAGCAGGCCGGGATCGGCGAGCGGGTTGCGGGTGTGCCCCTGGATCAGGGAGCCGGCGATGCCGAGCGCGACGCCGGCCAGCACGGCCAGTTCGGTCCGGGGGACGCGCAGGGACCGGATGATGATGTCGTTCTCGGTGCCGGTCGGCGCGACCAGTCCGTGCCACACCGCGTCCAGACCGATCGGCTTGGAGCCGATGGCGATGCTGGCCAGGCCGGCCAGCACGGCCAGCCCGAGCAGGACGAGGAGCCCGACGATGCGGCGACGACGTCGCCGCGCGAGTGCACCCACCAGCCCTCCTCTCCGACTTTGGTTAGCCTAAGCGCAGTCGGGGGAGGGTAAGCGAAGGGGCGGCGGCGGGGGTCCGGGCAAGCGAAGGGGCCGCCCGGCGGGCGGCCCCTCGCGACGGGAAAACCGGTGTTCAGGCCTGCTGGTGGTAAGCGTCCAGCACCTCGGCCGGGATGCGGCCCCGGTCGGACACCTTCATGCCCTGCTTGCGGGCCCATTCCCTGATCGCCTGGTTCTGCTCGCGGTCCGCCGCGGCCGGGCGGGCCTTGCTCACGCCGCCCAGCGCCCGGCCGGCCACCCGCTTGCGGCCACCGGAACGGCGGGCCGACGCGACGAATGACGCCAATCCGTCGCGCAGCTTGTTCGCATTCGCCGAGGAAAGATCGATCTGGTACGACACGCCATCGAGTGCGAACTCGAGAGTCTCACTGGCCTCGGACCCGTCCAGGTCGTCGATCAGGGCGACAGTCACCTTCTGCGCCATGAGCGGCCTCCTACACCAAGTACGCCGCGGAAAGGTATCGGCGGCTGCCCGGAAATCTGCCTCGGGGACAGATTAGCGCATATGTATCGCGCCCCGTCAATGGCAGCCGCCGAAACACCTCATTCGGGTCGCACGAGTGGGAACAGGATCGTCTCCCGGATACCGAGACCGGTGAGCGCCATCAGGAGGCGATCGATGCCCATTCCGACACCACCGCTCGGTGGCATTCCGTACTCCAACGAACGCAGAAAGTCCTCATCCACCGGCATCGCCTCGGCGTCGCCGGCCGCGGCCAGCCGCGCCTGGTCGGTCAGCCGCTGCCGCTCGACCACCGGATCGACCAGCTCGGAGTAACCGGTGGCCAGCTCGAATCCGCGGACGTAGAGGTCCCACTTCTCGGCAAGTCCCGGCGTATCCCGGTGCTCACGGGTCAGCGGCGAGGTCTCCACCGGGAAATCGCGCACGAATGTCGGCGCGTGCAGGTGGTCGCCGACGAGGTGCTCCCACAGTTCTTCGACGAGCTTTCCGTGGCCGAGCTTCGGATCCACCTCGAGGCCGCGCGAGTCGGCGTGCTTGCGCAGCAGCTCGGCCGGGGTCTGCGGGGTGATCTCCGAGTCCAGCGCCTCGGACAGCGACCCGTACATCGTCAGCGACGTCCAGTCGCCGGACAGGTCGTACTCGGTGCCGTCGGCCAGCGTGACGACCTGCGTGCCCAGCACCGCCTGCGCGGCCTCCTGGATCAGCTGCCTGGTCAGCACGGCCATCGAGTCGTAGGTGCCATAAGCCTGGTAGAACTCGAGCATCGCGAACTCCGGCGAGTGCGAGGAGTCGGATCCCTCGTTCCGGAAGTTCCTGTTGATCTCGAAGACCTTCTCGATACCGCCGACCACACAGCGCTTGAGGTAAAGCTCCGGCGCGATCCGCAGGAACAGGTCAATGCCGAGCGCGTTCGAGTGCGTGACGAACGGACGAGCGGTCGCGCCGCCCTGCAACGTTTGCAGCATCGGCGTCTCGACTTCGAGGAAACCCCGGCTGTGGAACGATTCACGTAGCGATCGCACAACGCCGGCCCTTGTCCGCACCGTCTCCATGGCCTGCGGCCGCAGGATCAGGTCGACGTAACGCTGACGAATGCGCGTTTCCTCGGCGAGGTCCTTGTGCGCTACCGGCAACGGGCGAACTGACTTGGCCGCCATCCGCCACTCGTCGGCCATCACCGAGAGTTCACCGCGGCGGGAGGTGATGACCTCGCCGTGGACAAATACGTGATCGCCCAGGTCGACGGTGGACTTCCAGTCGGAAAGGGCCTGTTCGCCGACCTGCGCGAGGCTCAGCATCGCCTGCAGTTCGGTTCCGTCGCCCTCACGCAACGTGGCGAAGCAGAGCTTGCCGGTGTTGCGGATGAACATCACCCGGCCGGTCACGCCGACGATGTCGCCGGTCGCGGTGTCCGGCGGCAGATCTGTGTGCGATTCACGCACCTCGCGCAGCGTGTGGGTGCGCGGCAGCTCGACCGGATAGGGCGACACACCCTGTTCCAACATCCGCTCACGCTTCTCCCGGCGGATGCGGAGCTGCTCGGGAAGGTCGTCGTCCGTGGCGGAATGGGGAGGGTTGTGTTCGACCACGGCTCACAAGGTTACGGACCCACCGCCCGTTACCACGAACCGGATAACTTCGAGGGCATGGCAGGCGATGAGTTGATCTCAAGGCGGGCGTCGTCGTTCGGCAGCCGGGCGGCCGACTATGCGGAGCACCGTCCCGACTACCCGGTCGATGCGGTGCGCTGGGCCCTGGCGCCGGTGGACGAGCCGAAGGTGCTGGATCTCGCCGCCGGCACCGGCAAGCTGACCGCGGTGATCACGTCCCTCGGGTACGAGGCCGTGGCCGTCGAGCCCGACGACGCGATGCGGGCGGAGCTGACGGCGCGGATGCCGGAGGTCACCGCTTTGGCCGGCACCGCCGAGCAGATCCCGCTGCCGGACGCCTCCGTGGACGCGGTGCTCGTAGGGCAGGCCATGCACTGGTTCGATCACGAGCACGCGCTGCCCGAGATCGGCCGGGTGCTGCGGCCCGGCGGCGTGCTCGCCGGGGTGTGGAACGACGACGACTTCAGCGTGGAGTGGGTCGCCGGCAT includes these proteins:
- a CDS encoding FecCD family ABC transporter permease — protein: MGALARRRRRRIVGLLVLLGLAVLAGLASIAIGSKPIGLDAVWHGLVAPTGTENDIIIRSLRVPRTELAVLAGVALGIAGSLIQGHTRNPLADPGLLGVTSGAAFAVVVGIFAFGMTSLYSYVWLAFIGAIATTGLVFLLGSAGRGGPTPLTLALAGAAVSALMVGLISAMAVIDQQSLEAFRFWRVGAVAGRDPVVIGQVLPFLAAGLVLALANAPGLNALSLGEDVARSIGQHVLRTRLLGLVAITLLTGGAVAACGPIGFVGLVVPHVARFVTGPDHRWLLPYSGLIGAVLLLVADIIGRVIAWPSELQVGIVLALIGAPVFVGIVRRKRLVRL
- a CDS encoding MFS transporter, with the protein product MLLCGVLFLDGLDVSMVGVALPSIGSELHMSTSSLQWVISGYVLGYGGFLLLGGRTADLLGRRRVLLVALGVFAAASLLGGLVDDPTLLIAARFVKGAAAAFTAPAGLSIITTTFPEGPSRNRALSIYTAFGASGFSSGLILGGLMTEVGWRWTFLMPAPIAVLVLLLGIKLIPDHGRPDGPRQGYDVLGAATSTLALLLLVYTVVSASSVGWASPITLGSFAVVLALAVAFVMIERRVAHPLLRLGILRNKNVLAADLTAMAVFGSYAGFQFIGTIYMQSLLHWSPLSMALAFLPAGLIVAFGGPRTGALVNRFGAGRVIALGLAAFVVAYGLFLQIDANPNYALAILPSMVLLGLGFALSFPALNIQATTGVSDDEQGLASGLVQTSFQVGGAIALAVVTAVLNAATPRTTAEVIASYHPALAVVTGVALLGLIATVTISGLRKPKEDTAVEPAPEPELAQV
- a CDS encoding ATP-dependent Clp protease ATP-binding subunit translates to MFERFTDRARRVVVLAQEEARMLNHNYIGTEHILLGLIHEGEGVAAKALESLGIALEGVRQQVEEIIGQGQQAPSGHIPFTPRAKKVLELSLREALQLGHNYIGTEHILLGLIREGEGVAAQVLVKLGADLNRVRQQVLQLLSGYQGKEPAEAGGRGEGTPSSSLVLDQFGRNLTALAREGKVDPVIGRAKEIERVMQVLSRRTKNNPVLIGEPGVGKTAVVEGLAQMIVKGEVPETLKDKQLYTLDLGSLVAGSRYRGDFEERLKKVLKEIRTRGDIILFIDEIHTLVGAGAAEGAIDAASILKPMLARGELQTIGATTLDEYRKYVEKDPALERRFQPIQVGEPTLEQTIEILKGLRDRYEAHHRVSITDSALVAAATLADRYINDRFLPDKAIDLIDEAGARMRIRRMTAPPDLREFDEKIADVRRDKESAIDAQDFERAAKLRDQEKQLLAQKAEREKQWKDGDLDVVAEVDDEQIAEVLANWTGIPVFKLTEEETTRLLRMEEEVHKRIIGQEEAVKAVSKAIRRTRAGLKDPKRPSGSFIFAGPSGVGKTELSKALANFLFGDDDALIQIDMGEFHDRYTASRLFGAPPGYVGYEEGGQLTEKVRRKPFSVVLFDEIEKAHQEVYNTLLQVLEDGRLTDGQGRTVDFKNTVIIFTSNLGTQDISKAVGLGFSGGGEQGSNYERMKIKVNDELKKHFRPEFLNRIDDIIVFHQLTQDEIIKMVDLMVTRVEAQLKNKDMSLELTPLAKQLLAKRGFDPVLGARPLRRTIQREIEDQLSEKILFGELQPGQIVLCDVEGWDGTGSDDKAHFVFRGEARPLRIPDAPPVGLAAHGGDTAQEFDGE
- a CDS encoding MarR family winged helix-turn-helix transcriptional regulator, with translation MRGVTENELVDAWRGLLGRYHATWCALDRELREGHGLGASEFEVLDQLTESCCDKPALRMQELGKSVQLSQSALSRVVARLEADGLVTRALCADDRRGIYVELTEEGRARHAAAAPTHRSVLAANLA
- a CDS encoding histone-like nucleoid-structuring protein Lsr2, which codes for MAQKVTVALIDDLDGSEASETLEFALDGVSYQIDLSSANANKLRDGLASFVASARRSGGRKRVAGRALGGVSKARPAAADREQNQAIREWARKQGMKVSDRGRIPAEVLDAYHQQA
- a CDS encoding ABC transporter ATP-binding protein — protein: MTPRLRAESLRLGYGDSLVVDGLDLDVVGGTVTAVIGPNGCGKSTLLRAMGRLLAPRGGQVLLDGKRIDKMPTKEVAKLLGVLPQSPQAPEGLTVADLVARGRHPHQAWYRQWSSDDHAAIDEALAMTGMTDLADRTLDQLSGGQRQRAWISMALAQGTELLLLDEPTTYLDLAHQVDVLDLVQRLHSELGRTVVMVLHDLNLAARYADRLVALRAGKVVAQGRPHEVLTEELLREVFELEAKVIDDPVAGTPLVVPVGTRHRK
- a CDS encoding class I SAM-dependent methyltransferase produces the protein MAGDELISRRASSFGSRAADYAEHRPDYPVDAVRWALAPVDEPKVLDLAAGTGKLTAVITSLGYEAVAVEPDDAMRAELTARMPEVTALAGTAEQIPLPDASVDAVLVGQAMHWFDHEHALPEIGRVLRPGGVLAGVWNDDDFSVEWVAGMDQIHTAVRPGTTTRGISIAVEFGPFAELERAEFRHSQRRTAESLVATAKTHSLFLTMAEPERTETLNRMLAYLKSRPETADGEFDYPLRTIVLRTIRV
- a CDS encoding FecCD family ABC transporter permease; its protein translation is MTALQGLRIGPVGLRFRLRPLVVPLAALALTVLVVALNIRIGDFPMSVGDVLRVLVGGGDAAEQYIVFDLRLLRTLTGLLIGAAFGVSGAITQAISRNPLASPDVLGVTPGASAGAVGVIVLASSYGSVAGVIAGIGLPVAALIGGLLSAALVYVLAWRRGVDGYRLVLVGIGVQAFMLNLTYWLLTIGDVTQAGQALVWITGSLNGRSWADLVPVAIALAVFLPLSLVGAHVLGALQFDDDTVRNLGTRVELSRFVLILIAVVLAAVATAAAGPVFFVALATPQIAQRLAGTARPPLVASAVLGALLVSVSDLIARTAFGIELPVGVVTAVLGAPYLMFLIIRKRREVRA
- the lysS gene encoding lysine--tRNA ligase, giving the protein MVEHNPPHSATDDDLPEQLRIRREKRERMLEQGVSPYPVELPRTHTLREVRESHTDLPPDTATGDIVGVTGRVMFIRNTGKLCFATLREGDGTELQAMLSLAQVGEQALSDWKSTVDLGDHVFVHGEVITSRRGELSVMADEWRMAAKSVRPLPVAHKDLAEETRIRQRYVDLILRPQAMETVRTRAGVVRSLRESFHSRGFLEVETPMLQTLQGGATARPFVTHSNALGIDLFLRIAPELYLKRCVVGGIEKVFEINRNFRNEGSDSSHSPEFAMLEFYQAYGTYDSMAVLTRQLIQEAAQAVLGTQVVTLADGTEYDLSGDWTSLTMYGSLSEALDSEITPQTPAELLRKHADSRGLEVDPKLGHGKLVEELWEHLVGDHLHAPTFVRDFPVETSPLTREHRDTPGLAEKWDLYVRGFELATGYSELVDPVVERQRLTDQARLAAAGDAEAMPVDEDFLRSLEYGMPPSGGVGMGIDRLLMALTGLGIRETILFPLVRPE